Genomic window (Aquimarina sp. BL5):
TTGATGATCCAAAATTAGCATAAGATATCATTGCTATTACAGGATCAACCCCAAACATTTCCACAGTTCTTGCTGTCATTTGGGCAATCTTGGCTAACTCTTTAGAGGTAGGATCAATATTAATAGAAGTATCACTAATAAATAAAGGACCTTTATTGGTCATCATTACATTCATTGTGGCGATTCTTGTCGCTCCTTTTGCCAATCCTATAAGCTCTAGCATAGGTTTGAGCACTGTAGGATAGCTTCGAGAATATCCTGACAATAGTGCATCTGCATCCCCTTCATTGACCATCATAGCGGCAAAATAATTACGCTCTCGCATCAATCGTTGTGCTCCATAAAGTGTTATTCCTTTTCGACTATTATCTTGCCAATACTTCTGAGCATATCTGTTTTTCCTATCAATTTCCTCATCCGCTTTAGGATCAATAATAGTAATTCCAGTAGGATCAAAATCAATCTCCTTCATTAACTCCGCGATAATATCTTTTCGCCCTAATAATATAGGAAAAGCAATTCCTTCTTCTTTTACAGTTTGCGCTGCCTTTAAAACATCCAGATGATCTCCTTCTGCAAACACAACTCTTTTAGGGCTTAGTTTAGCTCGATCAATTAACAATCTTACTAATTTATTATCATTCCCCATCCGCTCCAGAAGTTCACTCTCATATTTATCCCAATCTTCTATTGGTTCTGTAGCAACTCCACTTTCTATAGCCGCTTTAGCAACAGCTGGAGGCACTTTGGCAATTAATCTTGGATCAAAAGGTTTTGGTATAATATAATCTTTCCCAAAATTAAGTCGAGTCTCACCATAAGCTATATTTACTTGCTCTGGAACTGGCTCTTTAGCCAAATCTGCTAAAGCTTTAACCGCTGCCATTTTCATCTCTTCATTAATACCGGTAGCTCTTACATCCAATGCGCCTCTAAAAATAAATGGAAACCCAAGCACATTATTAACCTGATTAGGATGGTCACTTCGACCTGTTGCCATAATAATATCCTTGCGCGTTTGTACCGCTAGATCGTATCTAATTTCGGGATCTGGATTTGCCATAGCGAATACAATAGGATTATCTGCCATTGTCAATAGCATTTCCGGCTCTACTAGATTAGCCATAGATAATCCAATAAAAACATCTGCATCTTTCATTGCATCTTCTAGAGTATCAAGATCCCTATCACTTGCAAATTCTGCTTTTTCTGGCGTAAGGTTATCTCTGTCTTTACGGATAACACCTTTACTATCAGTCATTACTATGTTTTCTGCTTTTGCTCCAAAGGCTTTATACAGTCGTGTGCAAGAAACAGCTGCTGCTCCAGCTCCACTCACTACTATTTTTACTTTGTTAATATCTTTTTCTGCAATTTCTAAAGCATTCAAAAGTGCTGCTGCAGAGATAATGGCTGTTCCGTGCTGATCATCATGCATAACAGGAATATCTAGCTCTTCCTTAAGGCGCCTTTCTATTTCAAATGCTTCAGGAGCTTTTATATCTTCTAGATTAATTCCTCCAAAAGTTGGAGCAATATTCTTTACTGTTTCTATAAATGCATCCACATCTTTTGTATCCACCTCAATATCAAATACATCAATGTCCGCAAAAATTTTAAACAATAATCCTTTCCCTTCCATCACAGGCTTTGATGCTTCGGGCCCAATATCCCCTAAACCCAAAACTGCCGTACCATTAGATATTACAGCTACTAAGTTTCCTTTTGCGGTATACTTATAAACATTTGCTGTATCTTTTTCTATTTCTAAACAGGGTTCAGCTACCCCAGGAGAATATGCCAATGATAAATCTCTTTGCGTTGCATATTTTTTTGTGGGTACTACTTTGATTTTACCAGGAGTAGGTTTTGCGTGATAAATTAGTGCTTCTCTTCGTTTACTTTCGATACTCATACTAAATCAATAAAAATTGTGTGCTATACAAAGGTACAAGTCTATGCGAGATGCAAAAGGCAAAACACAGTAATCTTCAAAAAAATTGAAACTTCAGAAAACTATATGTCTTTTTATGAATTATATTATGAATTCACTACCTAATTACTCTTTTTACTGAAGATATCATCAGGATCTACAAGTTTATCTAATTGAGATTTTAATTTTTCATCTAAAAAACTTAATCCTAACTGATATGATGCATTCATCCACCCAAATCCGCTTGGTGTAATATAATCAAACTCTGTACCTACGTTACCATATTCAGCATACACCTTATGTGTACATTTTACAACATCATATTTTTCAGGGATGGTCCCATTATAATTAACTGCATTTTTTGTGATCATCCATAACCAACGGTATATAAGCTCTTTTGCTTCTTCTTCATATCCATAATCCATAAGACCTCTCCAAATCATCATCTGGTGTGGCGCCCAACCGTTTGGATAATCCCATTGGCGTTGTGGAGCATTAGGATCTTCTTTATTAGCAATATCAGTAGTTGCAGCAACACCGCCTTTCTGAACTAAATTATTGAATAAATTCTTTACCAAAGAGGCAGCCTGTTCTTTAGTACTTAATCCTGCCCAAAGTGGATAGTAATTGGTAGCAGATTCTATTTTTTGTTTTTTCTTGGTCACAAAATTATAATCATAGAAAACCTCTTTTTCGGTATCCCACATTAGATCATTCATTCGTTTTTTCCTTTCCTCTGCTTTCGCTAACCAAAATGAAGACGTATACTCTTTAGAATCTACTTTGAATTTATCTTCAAAAACCTCTTTAATCAAATAGGCAATATCCTGTTCATATTTGAATAACAGACTATTTATTCCAACAGTATTTAAATGAACACAAATATCATCCAATCTATTAGAGGTATCATGACCACTTTCTCTCATAGATCGATCATGGGTAAAATACAAATCAAGTTCTTGATCCTTTATTTCACCCGAATTATACTTTTCTGTAAACTCTTGTAGACCAACTTTATGTTTTTCTGCATACTTATTCAATATAAAGTCAAAATGACCTTGTTCGGTTTCAGGTGGAACCCCAATCCCTTCTCCATAAAAACGACTTAGTCCAGTATTTGTTAGGCGTATTCCTTTTTCCATCCAAACTGTTTCATATTCTTTAATCACCATTCTTAGATTAGCTGTTAACCAATCTCTTGAAACTTGAGGATTTTGTTGATATATTTCTTTCACTAAAGAACTAAAAAAAGGCGGTTGTGTTCTGGTAAGATAATAGCTTCTATTAGCGTTCAGAATCTTTCCATAATGTTCTATTTGATATCCAAAATTATCCGCCATAGACATAGCAAGATCCGCTCGCCCATCAATCAACAATCCTACCGATTCGAAATAACTATCCCAACCATACATCTCATTAAACCTTCCTCCAGGAACTACAAATGGTTTCGCTTTATACTTTCCCTTATCATCTTTAGAGTGAGCTAAATTTAAAATTCCTGGAATGTCATTCAATGTCTTTACATATTCTGGTGTAATTTCTTCCGGTAGTGTTATCACCTTTAGCTTAGGAACTTCTGATTTTATTGATTCAAAATACGTAATAGCTTCTTGATCTTTATAAGGAACATATAATCTAAAAATATCTGTCTCGGATTTAGTATCCTCTAACACTTTTGCTAATCCCGCTTTATCAACTGACCTTGTGAGATTATCCCAATATCTAGTTTTTATTAATCTTGAAATTCGGTTACTCGGAGATTCAGCGATTCTATCTAGAGAAATCGTATCCTCTTTTTCGGCAATTGCCAATTCCT
Coding sequences:
- a CDS encoding NADP-dependent malic enzyme translates to MSIESKRREALIYHAKPTPGKIKVVPTKKYATQRDLSLAYSPGVAEPCLEIEKDTANVYKYTAKGNLVAVISNGTAVLGLGDIGPEASKPVMEGKGLLFKIFADIDVFDIEVDTKDVDAFIETVKNIAPTFGGINLEDIKAPEAFEIERRLKEELDIPVMHDDQHGTAIISAAALLNALEIAEKDINKVKIVVSGAGAAAVSCTRLYKAFGAKAENIVMTDSKGVIRKDRDNLTPEKAEFASDRDLDTLEDAMKDADVFIGLSMANLVEPEMLLTMADNPIVFAMANPDPEIRYDLAVQTRKDIIMATGRSDHPNQVNNVLGFPFIFRGALDVRATGINEEMKMAAVKALADLAKEPVPEQVNIAYGETRLNFGKDYIIPKPFDPRLIAKVPPAVAKAAIESGVATEPIEDWDKYESELLERMGNDNKLVRLLIDRAKLSPKRVVFAEGDHLDVLKAAQTVKEEGIAFPILLGRKDIIAELMKEIDFDPTGITIIDPKADEEIDRKNRYAQKYWQDNSRKGITLYGAQRLMRERNYFAAMMVNEGDADALLSGYSRSYPTVLKPMLELIGLAKGATRIATMNVMMTNKGPLFISDTSINIDPTSKELAKIAQMTARTVEMFGVDPVIAMISYANFGSSKHPNASKVKDAVSYLHRYYPDLIVDGELQMDFALNRDMRKDKFPFSKLNGRKVNTLVFPNLDSANSTYKMLKELNNSESIGPIMMGMKKPVHILQLGASVEEMVNVAAVAVIDAQEKEKREKEMFSLVSGEVQ
- a CDS encoding trehalase family glycosidase, with the protein product MQNLKFEYFIVLFFSFLVINCKNEEKITYLGHAKTLEQLIQQEDTDGDKKITVEDKGPKQFEFIDATGKVNQIKGTYQLSNLLQELAIAEKEDTISLDRIAESPSNRISRLIKTRYWDNLTRSVDKAGLAKVLEDTKSETDIFRLYVPYKDQEAITYFESIKSEVPKLKVITLPEEITPEYVKTLNDIPGILNLAHSKDDKGKYKAKPFVVPGGRFNEMYGWDSYFESVGLLIDGRADLAMSMADNFGYQIEHYGKILNANRSYYLTRTQPPFFSSLVKEIYQQNPQVSRDWLTANLRMVIKEYETVWMEKGIRLTNTGLSRFYGEGIGVPPETEQGHFDFILNKYAEKHKVGLQEFTEKYNSGEIKDQELDLYFTHDRSMRESGHDTSNRLDDICVHLNTVGINSLLFKYEQDIAYLIKEVFEDKFKVDSKEYTSSFWLAKAEERKKRMNDLMWDTEKEVFYDYNFVTKKKQKIESATNYYPLWAGLSTKEQAASLVKNLFNNLVQKGGVAATTDIANKEDPNAPQRQWDYPNGWAPHQMMIWRGLMDYGYEEEAKELIYRWLWMITKNAVNYNGTIPEKYDVVKCTHKVYAEYGNVGTEFDYITPSGFGWMNASYQLGLSFLDEKLKSQLDKLVDPDDIFSKKSN